Below is a genomic region from Mycolicibacter hiberniae.
AAACGCGACCGCGATCGCAGCGCCCAGTCCTCTGCCGGCACCTGTGACCACCGCTGTTTGATTGTCAATTCGGAACTTGTCGAGTATCACCGCGCAACGCTAACAAGGATCGGCGGTGGGCTGAACCCCTTCTTTGAAACACGTTCTAATTCGACGGCTGGCGCCTCGGCGGCGGGCGCCGGGGCTAGGTTCGCGCCGCCTTCTTGGCCGGGGCCTTTTTGGCGGGGGCCTTCTTTGCGGGTGCCTTCTTCGCGGGTGCCTTCTTCGCGGGTGCTTTCGCGGCCGGTGGCTGTTCGGCGGCCGAGCGCTTCTTCACGCTGGCCTCCAGCTTGGCCAGCAGGTCGGAGACATCCTCGGTGGCATCCAGCTCCGCGGGCTGCTCCTGCGGGGTGAACGCCTCATCGCCTTCGAGCTTGGCCGCGATCAGCTCCTGCAACTGCTCCTGGTAGGTGTCGTGGTAGCGGTCGGGGTCGAAGTCATCGGCCATCGAGTCGACCACCTGCCCGGCCATCTTGAGCTCGGCCGGCTTGATCTCGACCTTGCCGTCGAGCGCCGGGAAATCCGGATCGCGGATCTCGTCCGGCCACAGCAGGGTGTGTACCACCATCACCTCGCGCTTGGAGAAGTCCTTGACCCGCAACGCCGCCAGCCGGGTCTTGTTGCGCAGCGTGAAGTGGACGATCGCCACCCGGTCGGTTTCGGCCAGCGTCTTGGCCA
It encodes:
- the ku gene encoding non-homologous end joining protein Ku, with translation MRSIWKGSIAFGLVNVPVKVYSATEDHDIKFRQVHAKDHGRIRYRRVCEECGEVVDYSDIARAYESDDGRMVVITDDDIANLPEERDHEIAVLEFVPAADLDPMLFDRSYFLEPGSKSIKSYVLLAKTLAETDRVAIVHFTLRNKTRLAALRVKDFSKREVMVVHTLLWPDEIRDPDFPALDGKVEIKPAELKMAGQVVDSMADDFDPDRYHDTYQEQLQELIAAKLEGDEAFTPQEQPAELDATEDVSDLLAKLEASVKKRSAAEQPPAAKAPAKKAPAKKAPAKKAPAKKAPAKKAART